A stretch of DNA from Gemmatimonadota bacterium:
CATGCCGTGGACCGGCAGTCCCGCGGCCTTCCCCGCGAGATCCCAGAGCGCCATGTCGATCCCGCTGATCGCGCTCATCTTCACCGGTCCGCCCACGTAGCCGGAACCGCCTTCGTACATCTTATGCCAGAGCGATTCGACGCGACACGGATCCTCGCCGACAAGCAGCGGCTCGAGTCGCCGCACCTCGGCGATGACGCTTTCGGGGTGGTTTTCCAGGTAGGGTTCTCCCCAGCCGAAGAGCTCCGTGTCCGTGTGGACCTTGAGCCACACCCAGCTCGGCGGAACGCGCAGGATTTCAAAATGGGTGATTCGCATGTTCGGTTAGTCTCCCTGTGGTCGGGTCGTTTGTCTACCGGCCGTAGACTGTCTGGATCGTGGCGCGGATGTAGCCGTTCGCATAGGCCTTGCCGGCCGGGCCGGCCATGGACTGTGGGAAACCCGGGGTATGGTCCATGCCGAAGGGTCCGAAGTACCCGTTATCGCGGTAGGTTTCCATGGCACGGCGCATGTCCACCTCGCCTTCGTCGATGAAGACCTCGGCGAACCGCGGCAACTGCCCCCGGACGTTTCGGAAATGGACCAGGGCGATCTTGTTCCGGGAGGACATCTCGGCAATGATATCGTAAACCCGCTGAGGACCGGCCAGTTCGGTCATGCAGCCCTGGCAGAAGAGCATCCGGTGATTATCGCTGGGTACCGCATCGAAAATGCGTCCGAAATGCTCCAGCGTGGAACAGATCTGTGCGACGCCGCCCAGCGGTTCGGGAATCGGCGGGTCGTCCGGATGAAGCGCCAGGTTGACGCCGACTTTCTCGGCGGCCGGGACCGCGGCGCCCATGAAGTAGACCATGTTGTCCCACATCACGGTCTCGGAGACGGGTGGATCGTGTGGCGGAGGACGGTTCCTGTCGAATTCGGCATAGTCGAAGGTGCTGTATACCGCGCCGCCGCGGCCGATGTCCGAAGTGGTCCGGAAATTGCCCATCGGCTTGAAATTCCAGGCCAGGGTCGGTATCCCCGCCTTCCCCAGACTTTCTATGAGCCGCAGGAAGGCGCCCAGTTCCACGTCCCGATCCTCCGTGGCCAGGGTGATCCCTTCCAGCACCGGCATGAAGACGGTCTGCAGCTTCAATCCGTGAGACTCGGTCTTCTCCCGGGCCCGTTCGAAAAGTTCCGTGCTGTCCTTGCCGGCCCTCACGTGCCGTTCAGCGTCGGATTCTCCTCCCGTCCTGAGGTCCAGCTGAATCATGTCCACGCTTATCGCACGGTAGAAGCTGAGCGTTTCATCATCGAAATCGGTCCAGTTTACGACATCGTGCAGATACATCGGGCTCCTCCAATATGGGCGCGGCGGACAGGGTGCCCGGTCCATTCAGTCTGAACTCGGGGAAGGCGTTATGATGTCAAGATAGACCGGCCGGAAGTCTCGGCAACCGCGAAATGGGCCGATGAATGACCATATCCGCAAATTGAGCTATCGAAAAGGGACATCGCACATTATAATCGGGGTTGCCCAGACTTGCCCGGACCGTGCAAGGCGTGCCCGGACCGTGCAGGACGGTTCAGACGGGACAGGCAGATCCGAAGACTAATTGTATACTCCAATGAATACTCTCTAATGAATGGCAGGCCATCACGACAGGAGAAGCACATGGCGGAACGCAACCTGAAACAACGCATCGGCGCGGGCGAGCAGATCATCGGCGCCAATGTCGGCATGACCCATACCCGGGACCAGTTGAAAAAGGTCGTCGAATCGGGGCAGTTTGATTTTCTCTGGGTGGATGGACAGCACAGCGCCTTCAGCGAGGACCGGCTGGTGGAATTCTGCGACCGGGCCGATACACTGGACGCCGACGTCATGTTCCGCATCAAGCACACCTATCACAGTTACCTGGTCGGCAACCTGCTCGATCTCGGCCCGGCGGGGATCGAGGTGCCCCAGGTCGAAACGGAAGCGACGGTCGATGAAGCGGTCGACTTCTTCTACTATCCTCAGCGGGGCGTGCGAAGCTGGGGTGGCGGAGCGCGGCGCAAAGTGGACGAAGTCGGGGACGACCGGCTGCAGTACGCCGCATGGTGGAACAACTACGGCGTGCTGATGATACAGCTCGAATCGATCCCGGCCGTGACCGGTGCGCGGAGACTGGCCAAAGCAGGCGTGGACTGCCTGTCCTTCGGACCAAACGACCTCATGTACAGTATCGAGGCGCACCCGCAACACCCCTTCCGGGACGTGGACGACTGCGTCCGGTACGTGATCGACCAGCTCGGAAATTCGGATACGCAGGTGTGCTTTCGGAACCACGCGCCGGAAGACCGGGGGAAATACGTGGATATGGGCGTTACTGTGTTCCTGGAAAGCCCGGTCCTGTAGGGAAGACG
This window harbors:
- a CDS encoding mannonate dehydratase codes for the protein MYLHDVVNWTDFDDETLSFYRAISVDMIQLDLRTGGESDAERHVRAGKDSTELFERAREKTESHGLKLQTVFMPVLEGITLATEDRDVELGAFLRLIESLGKAGIPTLAWNFKPMGNFRTTSDIGRGGAVYSTFDYAEFDRNRPPPHDPPVSETVMWDNMVYFMGAAVPAAEKVGVNLALHPDDPPIPEPLGGVAQICSTLEHFGRIFDAVPSDNHRMLFCQGCMTELAGPQRVYDIIAEMSSRNKIALVHFRNVRGQLPRFAEVFIDEGEVDMRRAMETYRDNGYFGPFGMDHTPGFPQSMAGPAGKAYANGYIRATIQTVYGR
- a CDS encoding aldolase/citrate lyase family protein — translated: MAERNLKQRIGAGEQIIGANVGMTHTRDQLKKVVESGQFDFLWVDGQHSAFSEDRLVEFCDRADTLDADVMFRIKHTYHSYLVGNLLDLGPAGIEVPQVETEATVDEAVDFFYYPQRGVRSWGGGARRKVDEVGDDRLQYAAWWNNYGVLMIQLESIPAVTGARRLAKAGVDCLSFGPNDLMYSIEAHPQHPFRDVDDCVRYVIDQLGNSDTQVCFRNHAPEDRGKYVDMGVTVFLESPVL